Proteins from a genomic interval of Gadus macrocephalus chromosome 2, ASM3116895v1:
- the casc3 gene encoding protein CASC3 isoform X1, translating into MADRRRRRRRASQDSEEDDESGSGSEKPRSGSPAAKPRGRDPEPVEVVATRTLPKTAAESECESEDEVGEAVLSDYESADPEEENGSHSEGGEEREDFYSDEEASASRAQASTTKAPEQVAELVVEEEGAVVKLEDGGLEDGGGLVEGGDLAEGGDLAEGGDLAEGGDLAEGGDLAEGGDLAEGGDLAEGGDLAEGGDLAEGGDLAEGGDLAEGGDLAEGGDLAEGGVLAEGGDLAEGVVMVKGGELLEGGEIVAGGDLVEGGELLEGGEIVAGGDLVEGGDLADDGEFLEDGELVEEEGQQEDGEEREESKLESKVDEKEGDRSGERQSGDGQESTDDPEAKPGQKLDDDEDRKNPAYIPRKGLFFEHDVRGHAQEEERPKGRNRKLWKDEGCWVHDRFREEEQAPKSRDELVSIYGYDIRNGGRQTRDAQYRQRRPRQEMSPSRDKRWSGGGGGGGGGGGDRPVRSWHSGGGGSNRMGAPPPSSSHPSSSSPLPPSSSQRSQHPPPSSRPPPPNHAPPNRGFQNSRPSQHNAPQQSQYRNNESNAPPHYGRDRQGPKAEPGHGHRQAFSLADEELGVVNRTGRGSVGRGGPSVVVEEIYSDNGGTQEDNVRTASPQASAHTGGRMSSPPPPRRHHQLEQRGVADRSGSSGSAVSDHRSAPANREASPPPERPVERKSYSLARRTRSRPADLGSKQTSVEETAGVVPSATGTGGKSWAAGEGPVPTAAPGLAALDQDLARMNRSGPNWAQNPTSYMRSELRGLPTPIQMPGGPPQFPGMEEMGVGASRAKRYSSQRQRPVPEPGPPLHLGVIEGHYYEPMSYQGPIYAHGETAAPIPPQGMLVQPEMHIPHPGLHPHPSAGPIANPTLYGAPPVSLSPGQPQQMMAPPFYTPPGVMTFPYPAMYTNPQAQSQVYGGVTYYDTMQQHAQPKPSPPRRSSQPVTVKPPPPEMSYALE; encoded by the exons ATGGCGGACCGGCGGCGGAGACGGCGGCGCGCGTCCCAGGACAGCGAGGAGGACGATGAGTCCGGTTCGGGTTCGGAGAAACCAAGGTCCGGGTCACCTGCGGCGAAGCCCCGTGGAAGGGACCCGGAGCCCGTGGAAGTGGTAGCCACCCGGACATTACCGAAAACCGCAGCCGAATCAGAATGT GAGAGTGAAGATGAAGTAGGAGAAG ccGTGCTCTCTGACTATGAAAGTGCAGATCCTGAGGAAGAGAATGGCTCCCATTCTGAG ggaggagaggagagagaagattTCTACAGCGATGAAGAGGCCTCAGCCAGCCGAGCTCAGGCCTCCACCACCAAAGCCCCTGAACAGGTggcggagctggtggtggaggaggagggggcagtaGTGAAGTTGGAAGACGGTGGATTGGAGGATGGTGGAGGGTTGGTGGAAGGCGGCGACCTGGCGGAAGGCGGCGACTTGGCGGAAGGCGGCGACCTGGCGGAAGGCGGCGACCTGGCGGAAGGCGGCGACCTGGCGGAAGGCGGCGACCTGGCGGAAGGCGGCGACCTGGCGGAAGGCGGCGACCTGGCGGAAGGCGGCGACCTGGCGGAAGGCGGCGACCTGGCGGAAGGCGGCGACCTGGCGGAAGGCGGCGACCTGGCGGAAGGCGGCGACCTGGCGGAAGGCGGCGTCTTGGCGGAAGGCGGCGACTTGGCGGAAGGCGTTGTCATGGTGAAAGGTGGCGAATTGCTGGAAGGTGGAGAGATTGTGGCAGGCGGCGATTTGGTGGAAGGTGGCGAATTGCTGGAAGGTGGAGAGATTGTGGCAGGCGGCGATTTGGTGGAAGGTGGCGATTTGGCGGATGATGGGGAGTTCCTGGAAGATGGAGAATTGGTTGAAGAGGAAGGACAACAAGAAGACGGggaggaaagagaagagagtaAGCTGGAGAGCAAGGTCGACGAGAAGGAAGGGGATCGGtctggagagaggcagagtggagATGGACAG GAGTCCACTGACGATCCAGAGGCTAAGCCGGGTCAGAAgttggatgatgatgaggacagGAAGAACCCGGCCTATATCCCCAGGAAGGGGCTGTTCTTCGAGCACGATGTCAGGGGACACGCCCAGGAGGAAGAGAG ACCTAAAGGCCGTAACAGGAAGCTGTGGAAGGACGAGGGCTGCTGGGTGCACGACCGCTTCCGGGAGGAGGAGCAAGCGCCAAAGAGCAGGGATGAACTGGTGTCCATATACGGTTATGACATCCGGAACGGGGGTCGGCAGACACGAGACGCGCAGTACAGACAGCGGCGACCGAG ACAGGAAATGTCACCCAGCAGAGACAAGCgctggagtggtggtggtggtggcggcggcggcggcggcggcgacagaCCAGTCCGCTCTTGGCAcagtggcggcggcggcagtaACCGCATGGGAGCCCCGCCTCCTTCATCTTCACACccatcttcctcttcccctctcccgccctcctcctctcaacgcAGCCAACACCCACCGCCCTCCAGCAGACCACCGCCCCCAAACCACGCCCCGCCCAACCGGGGCTTCCAGAACAGCAGACCGTCTCAGCACAACGCCCCGCAGCAGTCTCAGTACAGGAACAATGAATCAAACGCACCTCCTCACTACGGTCGAGACAGGCAGGGTCCCAAGGCGGAGCCGGGCCACGGCCACCGGCAGGCTTTCTCATTGGCCGACGAGGAGCTGGGCGTGGTGAACAGGACGGGGCGTGGCAGCGTCGGGAGGGGCGGTCCCTCTGTGGTGGTCGAAGAGATCTACAGCGACAACGGCGGCACGCAAGAGGACAACGTCCGCACCGCTTCCCCGCAGGCCTCGGCGCACACGGGCGGACGCAtgtcgtcgccgccgccgccgcggcgaCATCATCAGCTGGAGCAGAGGGGCGTCGCGGATCGGTCGGGCTCCTCCGGGTCGGCGGTGTCGGATCACAGGTCCGCACCGGCCAATCGGGAGGCCTCGCCGCCCCCCGAGCGGCCGGTGGAGCGCAAGTCGTACTCGTTGGCGCGCAGGACTCGCTCGCGCCCCGCCGACCTGGGCAGCAAGCAGACCTCCGTTGAGGAGACGGCGGGGGTTGTTCCCTCGGCGACCGGCACCGGGGGCAAGAGCTGGGCGGCGGGAGAAGGCCCTGTCCCGACGGCGGCGCCGGGGCTAGCGGCGCTGGACCAGGATCTGGCCAGGATGAATCGGTCTGGGCCCAACTGGGCTCAGAACCCCACATCCTACATGCGCTCCGAACTCCGAG GACTCCCGACCCCCATTCAGATGCCCGGGGGTCCACCTCAGTTCCCTGGCATGGAGGAGATGGGTGTGGGCGCCAGCAGGGCCAAGCGCTACTCCTCCCAGCGCCAGCGGCCCGTgcccgagcccggcccgcccctCCACCTCGGGGTGATAGAGGGACACTACTACGAGCCCA TGTCGTACCAAGGACCAATCTATGCTCACGGTGAAACCGCggcccccatccctccccaaGGCATGCTGGTCCAGCCCGAGATGCACATCCCCCACCCTG GACTCCACCCACACCCATCCGCCGGTCCGATAGCGAACCCCACGCTCTACGGGGCCCCACCCGTTTCCTTGTCGCCGGGGCAACCCCAGCAAATGATGGCTCCGCCCTTCTACACGCCGCCTGGGGTGATGACCTTCCCCTACCCAGCCATGTACACCAACCCACAG GCCCAGTCCCAGGTGTACGGCGGAGTGACCTACTATGACACCATGCAGCAGCATGCCCAGCCCAAGCCCTCGCCCCCCCGACGATCCTCACAGCCAGTCACCGTCAAGCCCCCCCCACCAGAAATGTCCTACGCCTTggagtga
- the casc3 gene encoding protein CASC3 isoform X2, with product MADRRRRRRRASQDSEEDDESGSGSEKPRSGSPAAKPRGRDPEPVEVVATRTLPKTAAESECESEDEVGEAVLSDYESADPEEENGSHSEGGEEREDFYSDEEASASRAQASTTKAPEQVAELVVEEEGAVVKLEDGGLEDGGGLVEGGDLAEGGDLAEGGDLAEGGDLAEGGDLAEGGDLAEGGDLAEGGDLAEGGDLAEGGDLAEGGDLAEGGDLAEGGDLAEGGVLAEGGDLAEGVVMVKGGELLEGGEIVAGGDLVEGGDLADDGEFLEDGELVEEEGQQEDGEEREESKLESKVDEKEGDRSGERQSGDGQESTDDPEAKPGQKLDDDEDRKNPAYIPRKGLFFEHDVRGHAQEEERPKGRNRKLWKDEGCWVHDRFREEEQAPKSRDELVSIYGYDIRNGGRQTRDAQYRQRRPRQEMSPSRDKRWSGGGGGGGGGGGDRPVRSWHSGGGGSNRMGAPPPSSSHPSSSSPLPPSSSQRSQHPPPSSRPPPPNHAPPNRGFQNSRPSQHNAPQQSQYRNNESNAPPHYGRDRQGPKAEPGHGHRQAFSLADEELGVVNRTGRGSVGRGGPSVVVEEIYSDNGGTQEDNVRTASPQASAHTGGRMSSPPPPRRHHQLEQRGVADRSGSSGSAVSDHRSAPANREASPPPERPVERKSYSLARRTRSRPADLGSKQTSVEETAGVVPSATGTGGKSWAAGEGPVPTAAPGLAALDQDLARMNRSGPNWAQNPTSYMRSELRGLPTPIQMPGGPPQFPGMEEMGVGASRAKRYSSQRQRPVPEPGPPLHLGVIEGHYYEPMSYQGPIYAHGETAAPIPPQGMLVQPEMHIPHPGLHPHPSAGPIANPTLYGAPPVSLSPGQPQQMMAPPFYTPPGVMTFPYPAMYTNPQAQSQVYGGVTYYDTMQQHAQPKPSPPRRSSQPVTVKPPPPEMSYALE from the exons ATGGCGGACCGGCGGCGGAGACGGCGGCGCGCGTCCCAGGACAGCGAGGAGGACGATGAGTCCGGTTCGGGTTCGGAGAAACCAAGGTCCGGGTCACCTGCGGCGAAGCCCCGTGGAAGGGACCCGGAGCCCGTGGAAGTGGTAGCCACCCGGACATTACCGAAAACCGCAGCCGAATCAGAATGT GAGAGTGAAGATGAAGTAGGAGAAG ccGTGCTCTCTGACTATGAAAGTGCAGATCCTGAGGAAGAGAATGGCTCCCATTCTGAG ggaggagaggagagagaagattTCTACAGCGATGAAGAGGCCTCAGCCAGCCGAGCTCAGGCCTCCACCACCAAAGCCCCTGAACAGGTggcggagctggtggtggaggaggagggggcagtaGTGAAGTTGGAAGACGGTGGATTGGAGGATGGTGGAGGGTTGGTGGAAGGCGGCGACCTGGCGGAAGGCGGCGACTTGGCGGAAGGCGGCGACCTGGCGGAAGGCGGCGACCTGGCGGAAGGCGGCGACCTGGCGGAAGGCGGCGACCTGGCGGAAGGCGGCGACCTGGCGGAAGGCGGCGACCTGGCGGAAGGCGGCGACCTGGCGGAAGGCGGCGACCTGGCGGAAGGCGGCGACCTGGCGGAAGGCGGCGACCTGGCGGAAGGCGGCGACCTGGCGGAAGGCGGCGTCTTGGCGGAAGGCGGCGACTTGGCGGAAGGCGTTGTCATGGTGAAAG GTGGCGAATTGCTGGAAGGTGGAGAGATTGTGGCAGGCGGCGATTTGGTGGAAGGTGGCGATTTGGCGGATGATGGGGAGTTCCTGGAAGATGGAGAATTGGTTGAAGAGGAAGGACAACAAGAAGACGGggaggaaagagaagagagtaAGCTGGAGAGCAAGGTCGACGAGAAGGAAGGGGATCGGtctggagagaggcagagtggagATGGACAG GAGTCCACTGACGATCCAGAGGCTAAGCCGGGTCAGAAgttggatgatgatgaggacagGAAGAACCCGGCCTATATCCCCAGGAAGGGGCTGTTCTTCGAGCACGATGTCAGGGGACACGCCCAGGAGGAAGAGAG ACCTAAAGGCCGTAACAGGAAGCTGTGGAAGGACGAGGGCTGCTGGGTGCACGACCGCTTCCGGGAGGAGGAGCAAGCGCCAAAGAGCAGGGATGAACTGGTGTCCATATACGGTTATGACATCCGGAACGGGGGTCGGCAGACACGAGACGCGCAGTACAGACAGCGGCGACCGAG ACAGGAAATGTCACCCAGCAGAGACAAGCgctggagtggtggtggtggtggcggcggcggcggcggcggcgacagaCCAGTCCGCTCTTGGCAcagtggcggcggcggcagtaACCGCATGGGAGCCCCGCCTCCTTCATCTTCACACccatcttcctcttcccctctcccgccctcctcctctcaacgcAGCCAACACCCACCGCCCTCCAGCAGACCACCGCCCCCAAACCACGCCCCGCCCAACCGGGGCTTCCAGAACAGCAGACCGTCTCAGCACAACGCCCCGCAGCAGTCTCAGTACAGGAACAATGAATCAAACGCACCTCCTCACTACGGTCGAGACAGGCAGGGTCCCAAGGCGGAGCCGGGCCACGGCCACCGGCAGGCTTTCTCATTGGCCGACGAGGAGCTGGGCGTGGTGAACAGGACGGGGCGTGGCAGCGTCGGGAGGGGCGGTCCCTCTGTGGTGGTCGAAGAGATCTACAGCGACAACGGCGGCACGCAAGAGGACAACGTCCGCACCGCTTCCCCGCAGGCCTCGGCGCACACGGGCGGACGCAtgtcgtcgccgccgccgccgcggcgaCATCATCAGCTGGAGCAGAGGGGCGTCGCGGATCGGTCGGGCTCCTCCGGGTCGGCGGTGTCGGATCACAGGTCCGCACCGGCCAATCGGGAGGCCTCGCCGCCCCCCGAGCGGCCGGTGGAGCGCAAGTCGTACTCGTTGGCGCGCAGGACTCGCTCGCGCCCCGCCGACCTGGGCAGCAAGCAGACCTCCGTTGAGGAGACGGCGGGGGTTGTTCCCTCGGCGACCGGCACCGGGGGCAAGAGCTGGGCGGCGGGAGAAGGCCCTGTCCCGACGGCGGCGCCGGGGCTAGCGGCGCTGGACCAGGATCTGGCCAGGATGAATCGGTCTGGGCCCAACTGGGCTCAGAACCCCACATCCTACATGCGCTCCGAACTCCGAG GACTCCCGACCCCCATTCAGATGCCCGGGGGTCCACCTCAGTTCCCTGGCATGGAGGAGATGGGTGTGGGCGCCAGCAGGGCCAAGCGCTACTCCTCCCAGCGCCAGCGGCCCGTgcccgagcccggcccgcccctCCACCTCGGGGTGATAGAGGGACACTACTACGAGCCCA TGTCGTACCAAGGACCAATCTATGCTCACGGTGAAACCGCggcccccatccctccccaaGGCATGCTGGTCCAGCCCGAGATGCACATCCCCCACCCTG GACTCCACCCACACCCATCCGCCGGTCCGATAGCGAACCCCACGCTCTACGGGGCCCCACCCGTTTCCTTGTCGCCGGGGCAACCCCAGCAAATGATGGCTCCGCCCTTCTACACGCCGCCTGGGGTGATGACCTTCCCCTACCCAGCCATGTACACCAACCCACAG GCCCAGTCCCAGGTGTACGGCGGAGTGACCTACTATGACACCATGCAGCAGCATGCCCAGCCCAAGCCCTCGCCCCCCCGACGATCCTCACAGCCAGTCACCGTCAAGCCCCCCCCACCAGAAATGTCCTACGCCTTggagtga